A window of Arcobacter acticola genomic DNA:
TCTCACCTAAAAAGTCTTTTTCTATTCTTAATAATCTTTCCATAAAAATCCTTTTAATTAATAATTTCATTATAATATAAAATAGAAGTATGTTAAAAGTGTGCAATATTTCTATTTATGTAAAGTATACCCTTCTTGAGGTACATTTTTGATTATATTAATTGGAATTTTATTTCTAAGTTCTTTAATAAATGATTTTAAAGCATGACTTGTCATCTCCTTATCACTCCAAAGTTCAAACTCTATTTCTTCATATTTTAAAATTGAGCCTTTTTTTTCATACAATAGATGTAAAAATCTTTCTCTCTTTTTCTTAAATGAATAACTTCATCCCCTTTATAAATAAGTTCTCTTTTATGTGAATCTAAAAATAAATCCTCACACAATAAAATAGGTTCAACAGCTTTTATTAAATATTTTTCTAAGGCTTCATTTAACTTTTTTAAATTTAAAGGTTTTAAAATAAAATGACTAATATTTAGATTTATTAGTTCTATTAAATACTCTTCATTTGAATAAGCTGTTAACATAATAATCATAGTTTCATTATCTGTTTTTCTAATTTTTTTTACAAGTTCAAGACCATTGCAATCTTTCATTTGAATATCTGTTAATACAATCTTTGGTTTATAATACTCATAAAGTTCATAAGCTTCATTTCCATCACAAGCTTCATAAACTTCTTTAAAATAATACTTCAAAGTACTAACTATTGTATCTCTAATACCATCTTCATCTTCTACACATAATATGGAAATGTCTTTTAATTCTTTTAATAATTCTTCATTCATTTTCTATCCTGCTACTATTATTTTAAACACAGCACCATGAGCATCATTATAAATACTAAGTTCTCCACCCATATTTCGCTCAATTATTAACTTAGAAATATAGAGTCCAAGACCTGTACCTTTTGATGAATCTTTTGTACTGAAATATGGATCAAATATCAATTCTTGATTTTTTTGTGCAATACCACCTGCATTATCTTTTATTGTAATAATAGATAATATTCCTTTTGTATCAATATTTAAATCAATTTGTGGATTTTTTATACTTCTTTCAACTAAAATATCTGCTGCATTACTTAATATATTTAAAATAACTTGAGAAAACTCTGTTGGATACCCAAAAATTCTTTTGTCATTTTCTATATTTATATTTAATTTTATATTAAAATTTTTTAATGAAGCTCCAATAATATTTATTGCATTTTTACAAGAGTCTGAAACTAAGAACTCTTCTTTTACTTTATCGGGTTTATAAAAATTTCTAAAATCATCAATAGTATTTGACATAAACTGAATCATCTTATCACTTCGTTCAATTGCACCTAAGATATGTTTTTCATCAGCTTTTTTAAATCTAGTTGCAGTTTCAAGCTCCATCAAAATACCTGATAGTTCAGTAAGTGGTTGTCTCCATTGGTGTGCAATCATAGAAATCATAGAACCTATTCTTGCTAATTTAGCTTGCTCTAATATTTTTTTATCCTTTTGTTTTCCCTCTTCAATACCACTTTGTACTTTCATTGATAAGTTTTCATTTAAAGAGTGTAATTCTTCTTCTCGTTCTTGAACTTCAATTTTATATTTTTTCACAACATCTTTTGTAATTAAAATCATTATATATGAAAAAAATGCCATAAAAAGAGTAACCACTGAAGTAACCGCTAACATGAAACTACTATATTCTGTATTCATGATTTTATTTTCATTTATTTTATTTTCTATAAATAAATCTAAATTATTATTTTCTTTATTAGTTTGAAGATATAATTCTTTATACTCTTTTATATTAGACTCAAAATTATTAGAAGAAAGTTTTAAATGATATGAGATAGAAAGAAAAGTTATAAGAAAGATACTTAGAAAAGGGATAACAATTACAAAAAAAGGGATTCCTTCTTTGTTAAACATATAAGACCTTTTAATTATTATTTTAAATATATCATGTCTAAATATTACTTAAAAGTAAGTGTTTCTAACAAGAAATTTAAAGAAGAAGAATTTAAAATTCTTCTTCAAAGAAATAAAAGCTAAGCTTTCATTCCTTTATTTTTATTTTTTTTGTCGTTAATATTATCAACGATTTCTTTCCAAGTTTCTTTTTCAAAATTAAACTCTACGTAATCGTTATATCTAAGAACAGGAGTTTTCCCTTCTTTGATTTGTCTTTCATAACCTTTAATTAATTGTAAAACTGGTTTGTATAATAAAGCAATTACAATCATATTAATAACTGCTAATAATCCCATACTTAAATCAGCAAATGCGAAAATAGAACCTAAATCTTGAAATGAACCCCAAACAACAAGTAAAATACAAACTATTCTAAAAATATTGAAAACAAATACATTACCTTTAGAAAAGAAATTTAAACTATTTTCAGCTAAATAATAGTTATAAATCATTGAAGAAAAACCAAATAAAAATAATGCAATAGTAATAAAATAACCACCCATTGGACCAATATGCTCAATTAATGCATTTTGAGTTAATAAAATACCATCAGCACCATTAGCCCCTGGAGTATAAACACCTGATAAAAGAATTATAAATGCCGTACATGAACATAAAATAATTGTATCAATAAATACAGAGAATGATTGAACAATACCTTGTTGAACAGGATGCCCTACATAAGCAACTGCAGCTACGTTTGGAGCAGATCCAAGTCCTGCTTCATTTGAAAACATACCTCTTTTTGCACCTTGTAAAATAACAGCTCCAATACCACCACCAATAGCTGAACTTGGGTTAAACGCTTCATTAACAATCATTCCTATTAAACTTGGAATTTCATTAATATTTAAAACAATAACAACAAGTGCAATTAGTAAATATCCTAAAGCCATGATAGGTACAATAACTTCAGACATTCTAGCAATTCTTTTTACTCCACCAAAAATAGTAACCCCAAAAACAGCAGTAACTATTAAACCACCAATCCATGTTGGAAGATTAAATGAAGCTTCAAATGAAGTTGAAATAATAAAAGATTGAGTTGCATTAAAAGCAAAACCAAATGTAATAATTAATAAAATAGAAATAATTACACCTAACCATCTTTGACCTAATCCTTTTGTAGCATAATAAGCTGGACCACCTCTATAAACGCATGAATCATTACCATCTTTTTCTTTATATAGTTGTGCTAAAGAACACTCAAAAAAACTAGTTGCCATACCAACAAGTGCAATAACCCACATCCAAAATACAGCACCAGCTCCACCAAGTGTAATTGCAACCGCGACACCTGCAATATTACCACCACCAACTCGACCAGCAACACTTAGCATTAATGCTTGAAATGAACTAATATGACCATCTTTATCATGCACTGTATCTCTTAAGATATTGAACATCTTAAAAAAGTATCTAAATTGAACAAATCTAGAACTGATTGTAAAAAAAATCCCTAATGCAGGTAGTAAATATATTAATATATTACCCCATATAAGATCATTCAGAAAAGTATTGATTTCTGCGAACATTTATTCTCCTTGTTTATATATAAGAAAACTTTATCATGTAGGAGAGTGTTAAAAGTGTCTTTTAGTAATAAAAAATATAGTTTATATTAGAAAGTAAATAAAACTGAAAACAAAATAGTTTCAGTTTTATTTATAAAGAGTAAGAAGAGTTTATTTTTTTAATTCTTTTAATATTTTGATTAAATAATCAGCAGAATTTTTTGCACTTGATTTTAAAAATTCATCAAAATCAAATCCTGCATCCATATCAGCAGTATCAGAAATAGCTCTTAAAATAAAAAATGGTACATTTAAAGCATCACAAACAACAGCAACACTAGCGCCTTCCATTTCTAAAGCATCTGCATTAAAAGTATTTTCAATAAATTCTTTTCTTTGTGTTGAATGAACAAATTGATCACCTGTAGCAATTATTCCTTCGATAACTTTTAAATCATTTTCTTTTGCAA
This region includes:
- a CDS encoding sensor histidine kinase; translated protein: MFNKEGIPFFVIVIPFLSIFLITFLSISYHLKLSSNNFESNIKEYKELYLQTNKENNNLDLFIENKINENKIMNTEYSSFMLAVTSVVTLFMAFFSYIMILITKDVVKKYKIEVQEREEELHSLNENLSMKVQSGIEEGKQKDKKILEQAKLARIGSMISMIAHQWRQPLTELSGILMELETATRFKKADEKHILGAIERSDKMIQFMSNTIDDFRNFYKPDKVKEEFLVSDSCKNAINIIGASLKNFNIKLNINIENDKRIFGYPTEFSQVILNILSNAADILVERSIKNPQIDLNIDTKGILSIITIKDNAGGIAQKNQELIFDPYFSTKDSSKGTGLGLYISKLIIERNMGGELSIYNDAHGAVFKIIVAG
- a CDS encoding winged helix-turn-helix domain-containing protein; protein product: MYEKKGSILKYEEIEFELWSDKEMTSHALKSFIKELRNKIPINIIKNVPQEGYTLHK
- a CDS encoding alanine/glycine:cation symporter family protein, whose product is MFAEINTFLNDLIWGNILIYLLPALGIFFTISSRFVQFRYFFKMFNILRDTVHDKDGHISSFQALMLSVAGRVGGGNIAGVAVAITLGGAGAVFWMWVIALVGMATSFFECSLAQLYKEKDGNDSCVYRGGPAYYATKGLGQRWLGVIISILLIITFGFAFNATQSFIISTSFEASFNLPTWIGGLIVTAVFGVTIFGGVKRIARMSEVIVPIMALGYLLIALVVIVLNINEIPSLIGMIVNEAFNPSSAIGGGIGAVILQGAKRGMFSNEAGLGSAPNVAAVAYVGHPVQQGIVQSFSVFIDTIILCSCTAFIILLSGVYTPGANGADGILLTQNALIEHIGPMGGYFITIALFLFGFSSMIYNYYLAENSLNFFSKGNVFVFNIFRIVCILLVVWGSFQDLGSIFAFADLSMGLLAVINMIVIALLYKPVLQLIKGYERQIKEGKTPVLRYNDYVEFNFEKETWKEIVDNINDKKNKNKGMKA
- a CDS encoding response regulator transcription factor; amino-acid sequence: MNEELLKELKDISILCVEDEDGIRDTIVSTLKYYFKEVYEACDGNEAYELYEYYKPKIVLTDIQMKDCNGLELVKKIRKTDNETMIIMLTAYSNEEYLIELINLNISHFILKPLNLKKLNEALEKYLIKAVEPILLCEDLFLDSHKRELIYKGDEVIHLRKREKDFYIYCMKKKAQF